GACAGGGAAGGAACTTTGGAGATTTGATCCTTTTGCCGGTGAAACAGCGGTGGGCGTCAACCGAGGGGTAACCTACTTCAAAGACGGGGAGAAAGAAACCCTCTTTTTACCGGCCGGGAGCTATTTGTACGCGGTAAATGCCAAAACCGGAAAATTGCACGCTGATTTCGGAAATCAGGGCAAAATTGACTTACGGGAAAACATGGGAACGGATCCGGAAAGCCTTTCTATAGGATTGTCCACGCCGGGAATCATTTACCAAGACCTGATAATAGTAGGTTCTACCACCGGAGAGGGCTATACCGCTGCACCGGGACATGTTCGGGCCTTCAACGCCAAGACCGGTGAATTTGTCTGGATTTTTCATACAATCCCTCAAGAAAATCAATTTGGTCACGACACTTGGAATTGGATAGCAGGAGAAAATTACGGCGGGGCAAACAACTGGGGAGGAATGAGTCTGGATGAAAAAAAGGGTTGGGTGTTTGTTTCCACAGGTTCGGCTATATATGATTTCTATGGTGCCAACCGGCTTGGGGAAAATCTCTATGCCAATTCCATCATTGCACTGAATGCGGCCTCAGGGGAGAAAATCTGGCACTATCAGACAGTTCACCACGATTTATGGGATGTTGACCTTCCCTGTGCCCCGACCTTGATTTCCATCCCCTGGGAAGGAGGTTGGAAAGAGGCCCTGGCGCAGCCCACCAAAATGGGAGAACTGATCATCTTGGACAGAAATACCGGGGAGACACTTCTTTCCGCCGAAGAATCTCCGGTTCCCGGATCCAATGTTCCGGGAGAATTAGCCCATCCCACGCAAAAACTGAATCAGGGAATCCCTTTGGTCACTAGGGGATTGGACCCTGAAAAATTGACTGACATTTCCCCGGAATCCAATGAATTTGCACGAAAGGAACTGGCCAAGTATCGGATTGAAGGAATTTACACGCCGCCGAGTATGGAAGGAACCATCGCTTTCCCGGGACCTAGAGGGGGTGCGCTTTGGGGGGGTGCATCCTACGATTCCAAAAACAATATGATATATCTCAACCTCAACGAGATCCCCATGATCCTGCAATTGGCCAAAGTGGATTCAGAGGGAAGCTCACCAAAAGAAGCTTTAAGCGGCTATGGATTGTATATGACCAATTGCTCTAATTGTCATGGCACAGAAAGGCAAGGCATGATGGGTTCCTTCCCTGCATTGACAGGGATTGAAAACAGGCTGGACAAATCCCAAATCATTCAAATTCTGAGTAAAGGAAAAGGAGTTATGCCGGCTTTTCCTCAGTTCACAGAGGCAGAACTCGAGAAATTGGCCGCCTATCTACTGGAAGGAAAAACTGAGGAACTATCCCCTGACAGCCCAAAGTTCGGATTGGATAAATACGTACTTCAAGGATTCCGGATTTTTAATGACCAGGATGGGTTTCCTGCCAGCAAAGCCCCTTGGGGCACTTTGACAGCCGTAGATCTTGCCACCTTTTCGGTGAAATGGAAAGTCCCGTTGGGTTATTATCCCGCATTGCGCGAAAAAGGAATATCAGAAGATACCGGTACGATGACCTATGGTGGATGTGTAGCAACAGCAGGTGGATTGGTATTCGTAGGAGCTACAGCAGATGAGCTTTTCCGTGCTTTTGATGCCGACAGCGGAAAAGAACTTTGGTCTTACAAGCTCCCGGCCGGAGGATATGCTGTCCCCTCCGTGTATGAAGTGGATGGAAAACAGTATGTGGTCATCGCAGCCGGTGGTGGTAACCGAATGGGAACGCCTTCGGGAGATGCGTTTATTGCTTTTTCTTTGCCTGATGGGAAAGAATGATAAGTAAATGAATGCATCAATCAGGACTTACCGATAGCTATCGCCATTTAGGGCATTTCTCTAGGCAGCTAAATTTTATGCTTTTGGCTTTCTTTTTTTACTAGGCTAGTTTCCCAGCGAACAGGTCTTGATTTCTTTAGATACCCTATAATTATTTTTTCATTCCTTGGCTTCAATTTTTATTGTCCAAGAAATTGTTTTTAATTTTTCTTGAATCATTTTTAAAGTTTCCAAAACGGCTTCTTCTTTTGGTAATTCTCCATACACCAAGTTTTTAAAGTCACCGCTATAAATTGTTTTCAACTCACTCCATACATTTTCCAAGTCTTTGAAAACGAGTGCTTCATTAGGATGATGAATCAACCATTTATTGTTGTTTTTAAAACTTTTAACATCATCATTTGCTACTTTCAAAAGCATTTCATCAAAAGCTATTGAATGAAAGAATGCTAAAATTACATCTTGCTTAAGTAACTTATGCAAATCGTAAGTGTGTCTTATCTTTTTCTTTAAATCATCTATCGGATTTTCACCATAAGAAAAACGAACCAAGCTCATTATTTTTTCGCAAATGGTTCTAATGGGTCCTAATGCCAATAAGTCAAAAGGAAGTAACCCGTTTTCTTTGGCAATATCAGACTGACTATTATCCAACATCATTTGACCAACAAATGAAACGATACTTTTGGTGGTGTATGGTTCGTAATATCCCAGCCAAGTTGATTCCAAAATTATGAGATCTCTTACTTGTCCGTAATCGCCTTTAAATTCTTTTTTGTAGGAGTGTGCCGTTTTCCGGTTCATGCCCATTTTATGAGTAATACCTTCAATATGTACTTCGGGCAATACGGTTTCTACAACCGTGCTTATTGCTTTTAATTTAGATTTTAACTTGCTGTCTGTTTCTCCTTCATGTCTAAATACTATCAAATCAATGTCTTCGGAAAAGCGTTCTATCATATTGTAACACTTAGATAGTGCTGTTCCGCCCTTAAACACTGTGTCTTTGCCCACGCCAGATGGGTGATTGAAAATCGTAAACAAAGCATAGGTAACCCAATAGTCTTTTTCTACAAACTCGGGTGGGATATTCATTTGCTGTGCCGTAATCCTTACCGCATCTCCAAACAGTTGTGTATTTTGATGCAGTTTCATTCTATATTCCAGTTTTGAATGGTAGGCAACTCTGTTTCTTTTAAACTCAACTTCACTTTTGTAAGTGGGTTCAGACTTTGTTTTAGCTTTTTGGTATTTGCCTGTATGTTTAGATTTTCCAACATTGCACCTACTAATGCCCTTACCCGTGTGGGATAGAGCAAAGCATACTTCACCAAATCTGAAATCTGCTTTTCGTTCAGTTTGCTGATTTTACTGCTCAATATTTTTACAGCCTGACTCACCGGGCAATCGGGTATTCGCTTAATATCCTTAATGGCATCTAAAAATCCCAATAGTTCATAATTGGCTTCGGTTACTTCAGCATAACTCTTCACAGCATCTGCCTTTAATGCTCCTCTGTTAATAGAAATTCGTTTGCTGCGACTGGCTATTTTAATTCGAAAAGCCATTTGGGTAGTTAATCCCATTTGGTTGTATAGCGAATAACCTGTTTCGTAAGCGATACGTTTGCCGTTTTCAAATAAATAAGGCCGAAGTTGTTCGCTGTAATCGGGTTTTAGTTCTCCAAAAACGGTTTGCTCGGGTTTGTAAAAAACGCCTTTCGATATTTTTCTGATTATGCCTTTGGCTTGTAAACGTTCCAGAGCTTTGGCAGCAGTTTGATACTCCTCTTTGGCAATGCGTAAATCGGCATATCCAAAGGTTTTTCCTTCAGGTATCATATTTATTCTGGTTCGTATTTGCGATGACACGTTCATACTGCAAAGATAAATATATTTTCATAATGTCAAGTTTTCTGATCATAAAACTTGACATTTGATTTTGCCTGAACAACTCGGAAAATTCAATTAAAAATCTATATTTTTTCCTTTCAGATCCGTAGACCTTGCTACCTTTTCGGTGAAATGGAAAGTCCCGCTGGGCTACTATCCCGCACTGCGCGAAAAAGGAATATCAGAAGACACCGGCACGAATCCTTGCTTTCCTTTTCCCTCAAAACCTGCCTGTCAAACAGGTGGATGCTGCAAGTTCCAGTCTGTTGCTTTTTCATAGGCATGACCAATCCGGCACAACATTGCTTCTTCCAAAAAACCGCCGGAAAGCTGCATCGTGTAGGGAAGCCCCTTATCGGAGAATCCACAGGGAACGACCAATGCCGGGGTTCCCGCATAGTTATGAGGAAACGTAAAGAAAACAGGATGCTTCGTAGCGGAAGCCTCGAGGATTTCGGACAACACTTCATTCCAATGGGTAAGGGATTTGTACTGTAATCCTTCAGGAATAGCAAAGGGGCTGCCTGCGGCAGGGGAAAGCATGGCATCAACTTCGGAAAGCATGGCCCGAAAGGCTGTGCTGAAGGATTCCCGGATTTGCCGGATATCAGCAATCTCGGATGGATTCACCTGATTACCAATTTCTAGAAACTCCCGAAAATATGCTCCATATTCCTCTGACCTTGAAGGGAAATTTGCCTGATGGGCTTTGGCTGCCTCTGCTGCGCAAAGTAGGTTCCAGGTCTTTATAACTTCCGTAAGGTCCGGAACCTTTACCTCCACAATTTCAGCTCCCAGGCCCTCCAATACTTCTATGGCGCTCTCAATTGCACTGGCTAATCCCGGGTCCACACCATTCAGCGCATATTCGCGGTCAAATCCTATCCGAAGACCTGTGACACCTTTGTCAATATCTTTAAGCATATCCGGGACCGGTTCGCTTAGGGAGGTAGGATCGTTGGGATCCTCACCGGCAATCGCCTCAAGCATGATGGCAGCATCTGTGACACACCTGGTCATAGGTCCTACATGGTCAAGTGATTCTGCAAGAGGAAGCACGCCATGCCGACTGACTCGGCCATAGGAGGGTTTGAGGCCCACGATACCGTTTGCCATTGATGGAAAACGTATGGATCCTCCGGTGTCAGTGCCCAGTGATCCGAAACATAGTCCGGCAGCAGTGGCCACACCCGACCCACTGGACGATCCACCCGCCCACAAATCTTTCCCCCAGGGGTTATTCGGTATCTTGAAATCAGGGTGATATCCAACCATGCGCCTTCTGTAAGATTTAGTTTTCCCAGCAATACGGCGCCAGCAGCTTCCAGTTTGCTCACCACAGTAGCGTCAAAGTCGGGCACGAAGTCGCTTAATACCTTCAGCCCGCCTGTGGTAGCTACTCCTTTGGTGTAGCAAAGGTCTTTCACTGCAATTGGAACCCCATGCAAGAATCCGCGGTATTTTCCTGCTTCAAGTTCTTTGTCCAATTCCCTTGCCCTTTCCAAAGCTGTATTTTTCATTACAGTGAGAAAGCTGTGCAGGCTGGTATCTACCGTTTCAATCCGGTCGAGCATGAGTTGGGTAAGGGAAAAGGATGAAATCTCCTTTGATTTGATCATTTTAGAGATTTCAACAATCGTTTTGTAGTGTAAGGGTGATTCACCTTGTATGCCTATCCCTGATTGCTTATTATTGCATCCGATGGGAATAAATATGGCCAGGCTTCCTAAACCCATTTGACCAATAAATTTGCGTCTTGAAGTGGTTAGCATGATATCCTATTTATGCGTTGGAATTTTCAGTTTGGGTATAATCAGTTGCTGTGGATGAATTCCCAAATTTTTATTATAAATCAATAGTACACGAGCAATTAATTATCCAATTCATTACCCTCTGAATGAATTAAATTAGAAATGTATTTATCTCGTCATACACTTCTTCGGGCAATTGTTCAGGCAACCAATGTCCACAGAGTAAGCTAGGAAGCATACTACCTAGCAAAAGTCCTCCCGACTTAAGAAGGAATTCTCTTCTTTCGTTTTCAATATTCATGTTGTCAAACGTTAATAAATTTTTAAGTACAAATTACTTATATAAAAGTCGCTTACTTATCCCCATGGAGAATTCTTGTCAGTAATGTGTCAGCCTTTTGTTTGAGAACTACTTTGTCCTACCCTATGGCTGACAAGGTTTGTGCATATGGCGTATATATCAACAATATCAAGCTAATTATCTACACATCCAACATGTTCTGCGGGCTTTTCATTTGCTCACATGGATGTTCCGTCATCTTTCTGATATAGGAATTGAATTGTCTGTGGATTCGCAAACAAGGGCGTTGATGGCGGGGTTTGTGAAAAATGGTCTGTGGAGACACAGACCTTGACGAAAGAGACTGACCTTAGCAAAAAAGAAAAACAGGGAACAGTCCGTGAAGACACCGATCATTGCAGAAAGAAAATGGGAGAAGATGGATATAAACCTATAGTTTTAGTGAATACAAAAGCGTTGATGGGAAAATATTGATTTCCGTCAAAGACAACCGTCCCGGCATCCCCGATGCCATCAAAGAAAAAATCTTTCCGCCCTTTTCACTACGAAGTCCACTGCGCAGGGGACGGGACTGGGATTGAGTTTGTGCTATGATATTGTAAAAGTACATTCGGAGGAAATAAAGGTGCCAATCCCTCCTTATCGGCCGGCAGGTCCGCCTTCCGAACAGGCAGGCCTTCCTGCGGAAGAGGTAAATCATGAAGGCTCTGGAACAGAGTTGCTTATTGAACTGCCAATTGCCTAAATCCTTCTTTCCAGACGAAAATATGAACTCACTCATGAAGTCAAAAACAATGGTCTTGTTTTTCAAATTTCTACTATTTATCTTTTGGTTCTGATTGTTTTAATTACATCACCATAACCTCTGGATCTTCATGAGAAAAGTCTTTTTAGGATTGGCCTTATTCGCCCTCACCTTTTATTGCCATGCCCAGTCAAATGAAATAGAAGAATTAAGAAAACAAATTCAGGAACATACCGAACAGGATACGGCCAGGGTAAATCTCCTGATTAAAATCTCTTTCAGTACACCAACCATTCCAATCGAGGAAATAGAAAAAAATGCGGCCGAGGCGCTTTCACTTTCCCGCAAATTAAACTATGCCGAAGGAGAGGGATTTGCTCTGGCATTGCAATCAAGGTTAAACTTGATTAACAGGAACATGGAAACCTCCTTTGCCCAACTGAATCAGGCTGATTCCATTGCCAAAAAAACCAAAAATTTATTATTGCAATACAGAGTTAACTTTTACTTTATTTCCTACTATAATAGGATCAATGATTATAGGCAAGGACTTTCTTATGCCCTCCAAGCAGAAAAAGCCGCCCTGCAATTGGGTAATTTAGAATTGATAGAGACATCACAGCGTCAAATTGCCAATAGCTACACTATTTTGGGAGATTATGCGCAGGCTTTGGATTATAGCATGAAATCAGTTAAAAATGCAGAAAAACTGAATAGTCAGACACGCTTGTATAATGCCTGGAACGCCTTGGCACAAACATATACCCTGATAGGCGATTATGAAAAGTCAAATGAATATCTGCAAAAGCTGACCGATCTTCACAAACAGCTTGATTTTGGAAATGAAGAGTTAAAGGATCTTTATAACGGACTGGGTGAAAATTACCGACTGAATAAAAAATATCCTGAGGCGATAGAGCAATATAACCTAGGCTTAAATATCTCAACTACCTCAATAGACAGTTCTTTAATCCTAAGTAATCTGGCTGATGTTTATGTAAGGATGGATAATTTGCCTTTGGCATTTCAATATGGATATCAATCCCTTACAAAGGCCAAAAAATCTGGAAATAATACGATTGATGCCTGGATATTCGGAATTTTAGCACGTGCCCATGTGAAACAAAACAGGCCCGACAGTGCGCTTTTTTATGCAGACCAAGGATATAAACTTGGTGTCCAAACAGGATATATGGAGGATATACGGGACAATGCCAAGGTACTTGCTGATGCTTATGCGCTCAAGAATGATTTTAGAAATGCCTATGATTTTTATAAAACATACATCAGTTACAGGGACAGTATGACATCGGCAGAGGTGAGTAATAAAGCCTCAGTATTGGAGTATAATTTTGAAATTGAGAAAAAAGAAGATGAGATTGCCCTGCTGAGTGAACAGAAAAAATCCCAACAAAACTTCCTGATAAGTGCTTTGATTGTGCTAGGGCTAATTCTGATTACCGTTTTCTTATTGCTTCGAAATAACCGCCTTAAACAAAAAGCCAACCTATTACTGCAGCAACAAAAACAGGAAATCGACGAAAAAGCAAATGAGCTTGCTCTAAAAGCCAACGAACTTTCTGCAGTTAACCGGGTAAGCAATGCACTCGCATCTTATAGTTCTCTGGATGAAATCATTCATCTAGTCGGAGATCAAATGAAGGACCTATTCAAAGCAAACATTGTGTATCTGGCATTTTTGGATAAAAAGACCAATATGATCAACTTCCCTTACCAATACGGTGAGGAAATGCTTCCTCAAAAGATGGGAGAAGGCCTTACATCAAAAATAATTAGTAGCGGAAAACCGCTTTTGATCAACAAAGATATCGAGGAAGTAACTCTGCAGCTTGGTGCAAAAAGAATAGGGATTCCTTCTGCATCTTATTTGGGAGTGCCCATCTTTCGGGATAAGGAAGCCATTGGCGTCTTAAGTGTACAAAGCACTGAAACAGAAAACCGCTTTAATGAAAGTGACTCAAACTTACTTTCTACCATCGCCTCTTCAGTTGGAGTCGCTATCAACAAAGCACAGCTTTTCGAAGAAGTGGTAGCCGCCAAAAAATCTGCAGAACAGGCCAATGAGGCAAAAAGCGCCTTCCTTTCCACAGTCAGTCACGAACTCAGAACACCTCTTACTTCGGTATTGGGTTTTGCCAAAATCATCCAGAAAAGGCTGGAGGAAAAAATATTCCCCTTGATCGAGCAAAAAGATCCCAAAACAGAAAAGACCATCAACCAGGTTTCAGAGAATCTCAAGGTAGTCATTTCGGAAGGAGAGCGGCTTACCACACTGATCAATGATGTGCTGGATTTGGCAAAAATCGAGGCAGGAAAGATGGATTGGAGTCAGGAAGAGGTAGCTATGCCCGAAGTGGTGGAACGCGCAATTTCGGCAACCACAACTTTATTTGAGCAGAAAAATTTAAAACTGATCCGGGATATAGACCCAAATATCCCAACAATCACCGGAGATACCAACAAACTTATTCAGGTAGTTATCAACTTGATTTCCAATGCAGTCAAGTTTACAGACAAAGGCTCTGTCACTTGTAGGATAAAACAAGTTGGAAATGAAATTATCACCAGTATCTTGGATACCGGAATGGGGATTGCCAAAGAAGACTTTGGGGCCGTTTTTGAGCAGTTTAAGCAAATCGGAGGCGATACACTAACCGATAAACCAAAAGGGACAGGATTGGGACTCCCAATCTGCAAGGAAATTGTCGAACACTCCGGTGGCCGAATCTGGGTGGAAAGCGAAGTTGGAAAAGGAACAACATTTTCTTTTGCTATCCCTTTTGTAGAAAAAGAAAACCTCTCCACTTCAGC
This window of the Aquiflexum balticum DSM 16537 genome carries:
- a CDS encoding outer membrane protein assembly factor BamB family protein, with product MNIKSWIYVVFFLVSFACGNKKEASRGEWTVYRGGKDAAQFSELDQINVKNIHLLEPAWIFNTGDGGEKTTIECNPIIIGKTMYITSPALALIALDAATGKELWRFDPFAGETAVGVNRGVTYFKDGEKETLFLPAGSYLYAVNAKTGKLHADFGNQGKIDLRENMGTDPESLSIGLSTPGIIYQDLIIVGSTTGEGYTAAPGHVRAFNAKTGEFVWIFHTIPQENQFGHDTWNWIAGENYGGANNWGGMSLDEKKGWVFVSTGSAIYDFYGANRLGENLYANSIIALNAASGEKIWHYQTVHHDLWDVDLPCAPTLISIPWEGGWKEALAQPTKMGELIILDRNTGETLLSAEESPVPGSNVPGELAHPTQKLNQGIPLVTRGLDPEKLTDISPESNEFARKELAKYRIEGIYTPPSMEGTIAFPGPRGGALWGGASYDSKNNMIYLNLNEIPMILQLAKVDSEGSSPKEALSGYGLYMTNCSNCHGTERQGMMGSFPALTGIENRLDKSQIIQILSKGKGVMPAFPQFTEAELEKLAAYLLEGKTEELSPDSPKFGLDKYVLQGFRIFNDQDGFPASKAPWGTLTAVDLATFSVKWKVPLGYYPALREKGISEDTGTMTYGGCVATAGGLVFVGATADELFRAFDADSGKELWSYKLPAGGYAVPSVYEVDGKQYVVIAAGGGNRMGTPSGDAFIAFSLPDGKE
- a CDS encoding nucleotidyl transferase AbiEii/AbiGii toxin family protein, translated to MKLHQNTQLFGDAVRITAQQMNIPPEFVEKDYWVTYALFTIFNHPSGVGKDTVFKGGTALSKCYNMIERFSEDIDLIVFRHEGETDSKLKSKLKAISTVVETVLPEVHIEGITHKMGMNRKTAHSYKKEFKGDYGQVRDLIILESTWLGYYEPYTTKSIVSFVGQMMLDNSQSDIAKENGLLPFDLLALGPIRTICEKIMSLVRFSYGENPIDDLKKKIRHTYDLHKLLKQDVILAFFHSIAFDEMLLKVANDDVKSFKNNNKWLIHHPNEALVFKDLENVWSELKTIYSGDFKNLVYGELPKEEAVLETLKMIQEKLKTISWTIKIEAKE
- a CDS encoding amidase, which encodes MVGYHPDFKIPNNPWGKDLWAGGSSSGSGVATAAGLCFGSLGTDTGGSIRFPSMANGIVGLKPSYGRVSRHGVLPLAESLDHVGPMTRCVTDAAIMLEAIAGEDPNDPTSLSEPVPDMLKDIDKGVTGLRIGFDREYALNGVDPGLASAIESAIEVLEGLGAEIVEVKVPDLTEVIKTWNLLCAAEAAKAHQANFPSRSEEYGAYFREFLEIGNQVNPSEIADIRQIRESFSTAFRAMLSEVDAMLSPAAGSPFAIPEGLQYKSLTHWNEVLSEILEASATKHPVFFTFPHNYAGTPALVVPCGFSDKGLPYTMQLSGGFLEEAMLCRIGHAYEKATDWNLQHPPV
- a CDS encoding response regulator, giving the protein MRKVFLGLALFALTFYCHAQSNEIEELRKQIQEHTEQDTARVNLLIKISFSTPTIPIEEIEKNAAEALSLSRKLNYAEGEGFALALQSRLNLINRNMETSFAQLNQADSIAKKTKNLLLQYRVNFYFISYYNRINDYRQGLSYALQAEKAALQLGNLELIETSQRQIANSYTILGDYAQALDYSMKSVKNAEKLNSQTRLYNAWNALAQTYTLIGDYEKSNEYLQKLTDLHKQLDFGNEELKDLYNGLGENYRLNKKYPEAIEQYNLGLNISTTSIDSSLILSNLADVYVRMDNLPLAFQYGYQSLTKAKKSGNNTIDAWIFGILARAHVKQNRPDSALFYADQGYKLGVQTGYMEDIRDNAKVLADAYALKNDFRNAYDFYKTYISYRDSMTSAEVSNKASVLEYNFEIEKKEDEIALLSEQKKSQQNFLISALIVLGLILITVFLLLRNNRLKQKANLLLQQQKQEIDEKANELALKANELSAVNRVSNALASYSSLDEIIHLVGDQMKDLFKANIVYLAFLDKKTNMINFPYQYGEEMLPQKMGEGLTSKIISSGKPLLINKDIEEVTLQLGAKRIGIPSASYLGVPIFRDKEAIGVLSVQSTETENRFNESDSNLLSTIASSVGVAINKAQLFEEVVAAKKSAEQANEAKSAFLSTVSHELRTPLTSVLGFAKIIQKRLEEKIFPLIEQKDPKTEKTINQVSENLKVVISEGERLTTLINDVLDLAKIEAGKMDWSQEEVAMPEVVERAISATTTLFEQKNLKLIRDIDPNIPTITGDTNKLIQVVINLISNAVKFTDKGSVTCRIKQVGNEIITSILDTGMGIAKEDFGAVFEQFKQIGGDTLTDKPKGTGLGLPICKEIVEHSGGRIWVESEVGKGTTFSFAIPFVEKENLSTSAGPIHLNDLVKQLKEKMTFSKLKDVGANAHILIVDDEESIRSLLRQELTEAGYLTSEASNGKEAIESIRQHRPDLIILDIMMPEINGFDVAAILKNDPQTMDIPIIILSIVQDKARGFRIGVDRYLTKPIDTAQLFEDISALLEQGKSKRKVMVVDEDSAAIRTLTEVLQTKGYHVVESDGKELVEKAIANQPDIIILNSILSADEEIVQTLRFEKGLENVLFFIYQ
- a CDS encoding DUF6088 family protein → MIPEGKTFGYADLRIAKEEYQTAAKALERLQAKGIIRKISKGVFYKPEQTVFGELKPDYSEQLRPYLFENGKRIAYETGYSLYNQMGLTTQMAFRIKIASRSKRISINRGALKADAVKSYAEVTEANYELLGFLDAIKDIKRIPDCPVSQAVKILSSKISKLNEKQISDLVKYALLYPTRVRALVGAMLENLNIQANTKKLKQSLNPLTKVKLSLKETELPTIQNWNIE